AGACCGCCCCGGCCTTCGAGCATTACGACGCCGCCGCGCTGCCGATCGTCTCAGCTGAGGGCAAGACCGTCCGGCTGATCGCCGGCGAGGCCTACGGCGCGCGCTCACCCGTGCGGACCTCGACACCGATGGTCTATGCCGACGTGGCGCTCCAGGCCGGCGCCGTCCTGCCCCTCGATCCCGATTACGACGAGCGGGCGATCTACACGGTGTCGGGGGCGATCGAGATCGCCGGTGACGGCTTCGGTCCCGGCCAGCTCCTGGTCTTCCGCCCCGGCGACCGGATCAGCGTGCGGGCGACCGAGGATTCGCGCTTCATGGTGCTGGGCGGCGAGCCGATGGACGGACCGCGGCACCTGTGGTGGAACTTCGTCTCCTCGCGGCCCGAGCGGATCGCCCAGGCCAAGGAGGATTGGCGCCAGGGCCGGTTCGACACGGTGCCGAACGACGCCGAGTTCATCCCCCTGCCCGAGGATCCGCCGCCGGTGCGCTATCCATGAGCGGGCGTCGGGGCCCGGCGA
This is a stretch of genomic DNA from Methylobacterium sp. 17Sr1-1. It encodes these proteins:
- a CDS encoding pirin family protein, with protein sequence MSWHSADDPVPGDRFSCDAIQTLIVPRSRDLGSFAVRRALPSTQCRMVGPFIFFDQMGPSEFLLGQGMDVRPHPHIGLSTVTYLFDGEIMHRDSLGTELPIRPGELNWMTAGRGITHSERTGSALRQTGSRLFGLQSWVALSARDEETAPAFEHYDAAALPIVSAEGKTVRLIAGEAYGARSPVRTSTPMVYADVALQAGAVLPLDPDYDERAIYTVSGAIEIAGDGFGPGQLLVFRPGDRISVRATEDSRFMVLGGEPMDGPRHLWWNFVSSRPERIAQAKEDWRQGRFDTVPNDAEFIPLPEDPPPVRYP